From one Nothobranchius furzeri strain GRZ-AD chromosome 2, NfurGRZ-RIMD1, whole genome shotgun sequence genomic stretch:
- the afap1l1a gene encoding actin filament-associated protein 1-like 1 isoform X2, with protein MVGLSPVAVEAMEVLVSELGVLLKMLDQEDLSSSTQEKKASVKNLLQQIQPSETRPDYIYVNSSVYRNGTSFVESLFEKFDCELGDLKDVTDDLKEDKDTQTDSFKQSVADSPPPLPTTPPPEEYYEEAVPLGPGKMPEYIIARVRPSPPNSIEGYEDAESPYPTTCMNSHRKNSYNDSDALSSSYESYEEEEEERSPGVRLTHQWPSDESSMPPARDCRLCAFLLRKKRFGQWAKQLTVIRENRLQCYKSSKDASPYVDLLLPQCTVVYVPKDSKRKHHELRFTLTNGDALVLAVQSKEQAHKWLKVVREVSGQSTGQEEATSPAVLRKNELDKRLSADRNTSDSDSVGVSAGENSKENAKVKRGAFAAGRKITRIISFSKKKPPRSGDPRSTYPDPRQGYLSVLVNQVWREQWCCVSRGSMHFYHDRGDPRTSLPSLPLHGCEVVPGLGPKHPFAFRILRSSTEVAALEARSSEELGRWLGVLLAETGSAADPESLHYDYVDVDTIANIRDAARNSFLWATSSSSTSTDSRMYDEVPDEEAQSRENCKQHPGNQGKRRSSFSNRELDKTKPLVSLKRSGSNANQYGKYGKTRAEEDAKRYLKEKDELEKVRDGIRSALVTLRQEKRELKEELMMASDRRKAFLNKRVFELEEACRAKEAERVDLELRLTQVKENVKKSQAGAGAAPGAPKEAKPPHKTSIKKSQNIYSESLPVNCAAELRRRPPSVYASSAGTVMQKAKEWESKKGT; from the exons CCATGGAGGTGCTGGTGAGTGAGCTGGGTGTGTTGCTGAAGATGTTGGACCAAGAGGACCTCAGTTCCTCTACCCAAGAGAAGAAGGCCTCAGTGAAgaacctcctgcagcagatccagccgtCAG AGACCCGACCGGACTACATCTATGTGAACTCATCGGTTTACAGAAATGGGACGAGCTTCGTGGAGTCTCTGTTTGAGAAGTTTG ACTGTGAGCTCGGAGACCTAAAGGACGTCACAGATGACCTGAAAGAGGACAAGGACACACAAACAGACTCTTTTAAACAG AGCGTTGCAGACTCCCCTCCCCCCCTGCCCACAACGCCTCCTCCTGAGGAGTACTACGAGGAGGCAGTGCCGCTCGGTCCTGGGAAGATGCCAGAGTACATAATCGCCCGAG TCCGGCCCAGTCCTCCCAACTCCATAGAGGGCTATGAAGATGCAGAGAGCCCCTACCCAACAACCTGCATGAACTCACACCGTAAAAACTCCT ACAACGACTCCGACGCGCTGAGCAGCTCCTACGAGTCCtacgaggaggaggaagaggagcggaGCCCCGGGGTCCGACTCACCCATCAGTGGCCGTCGGATGAGAGCTCCATGCCTCCTGCCAGGGACTGTCGGCTATGCGCCTTCCTGCTGCGTAAGAAACGCTTTGGCCAGTGGGCCAAACAGCTCACGGTCATACGAGAGAATCGACTACAG TGCTACAAGAGTTCAAAGGACGCATCTCCTTACGTGGACCTCCTGTTGCCCCAGTGCACGGTGGTTTATGTCCCTAAAGACAGCAAGAGGAAGCACCATGAGCTGAGGTTCACGTTAACCAATGGAGATGCTTTAGTGCTAGCAGTGCAAAGCAAGGAGCAGGCCCACAAGTGGCTGAAG GTCGTCAGGGAGGTGAGCGGTCAAAGTACAGGGCAGGAGGAAGCCACGTCGCCTGCTGTTCTCAGAAAAAACGAGCTCGACAAA AGGTTATCTGCAGACCGGAACACCTCGGATTCGGACAGTGTGGGTGTGTCGGCGGGAGAGAACAGCAAAGAGAACG CTAAGGTGAAACGCGGAGCCTTCGCTGCTGGCCGTAAGATCACTCGCATCATTAGCTTCTCTAAGAAGAAACCCCCTCGGTCTGGTGACCCCCGCTCAACATACCCCGACCCCCGGCAAG GCTACCTGTCGGTGCTGGTGAACCAGGTGTGGCGGGAACAGTGGTGCTGTGTGTCCAGAGGCTCCATGCACTTCTACCACGACAGGGGAGACCCTCGGACCTCCCTGCCCTCCCTTCCTCTGCACGGCTGCGAGGTGGTCCCCGGACTTGGGCCCAAACATCCATTTGCCTTCAGGATTCTCCGGAGCAGCACAGAGGTGGCTGCTCTTGAG GCGAGAAGCTCAGAGGAGCTGGGACGCTGGCTCGGAGTCCTTCTGGCAGAAACGGGCTCGGCCGCAGACCCCGAGTCGCTGCATTACGACTACGTCGACGTGGACACCATAGCTAACATTCGTGATGCCGCACGGAATTCCTTCCT GTGGGCCACCTCCTCCAGCAGTACCTCCACAGACTCCAGAATGTACGACGAGGTTCCTGACGAGGAGGCACAG TCAAGAGAAAACTGCAAGCAGCATCCTGGGAATCAAGGCAAACGACGCTCGAGTTTCTCAAACAGAGAATTGGACAAAACCAAGCCTTTAGTTTCGCTCAAGCGGAGCGGCTCCA ATGCCAACCAGTACGGGAAGTATGGGAAAACACGAGCAGAGGAAGACGCTAAGCGTTACCTCAAAGAAAAGGACGAGCTGGAGAAAGTGAGGGATGGGATCCGGAGCGCACTAGTGACGCTGCGACAGGAGAAGAGAGAGCTGAAGGAGGAGCTGATGATGGCTTCAG ACAGGAGGAAGGCCTTCCTAAACAAGCGCGTGTTCGAGCTGGAGGAGGCCTGTCGGGCTAAAGAGGCAGAGAGGGTGGACCTGGAACTCCGACTGACCCAGGTCAAAGAAAACGTCAAGAAGAGCCAAGCAGGTGCAGGGGCAGCGCCGGGTGCACCAAAGGAGGCTAAACCACCACATAAG ACGTCCATCAAAAAGAGCCAGAACATCTACAGCGAGTCTCTACCGGTGAACTGTGCTgcagagctgaggaggagacctcCGTCTGTTTATGCTTCCTCTGCTGGAACCGTGATGCAGAAAGCCAAG GAATGGGAATCAAAAAAAGGAACCTAG
- the afap1l1a gene encoding actin filament-associated protein 1-like 1 isoform X1: MDSIHSTTDPASTTSMEVLVSELGVLLKMLDQEDLSSSTQEKKASVKNLLQQIQPSETRPDYIYVNSSVYRNGTSFVESLFEKFDCELGDLKDVTDDLKEDKDTQTDSFKQSVADSPPPLPTTPPPEEYYEEAVPLGPGKMPEYIIARVRPSPPNSIEGYEDAESPYPTTCMNSHRKNSYNDSDALSSSYESYEEEEEERSPGVRLTHQWPSDESSMPPARDCRLCAFLLRKKRFGQWAKQLTVIRENRLQCYKSSKDASPYVDLLLPQCTVVYVPKDSKRKHHELRFTLTNGDALVLAVQSKEQAHKWLKVVREVSGQSTGQEEATSPAVLRKNELDKRLSADRNTSDSDSVGVSAGENSKENAKVKRGAFAAGRKITRIISFSKKKPPRSGDPRSTYPDPRQGYLSVLVNQVWREQWCCVSRGSMHFYHDRGDPRTSLPSLPLHGCEVVPGLGPKHPFAFRILRSSTEVAALEARSSEELGRWLGVLLAETGSAADPESLHYDYVDVDTIANIRDAARNSFLWATSSSSTSTDSRMYDEVPDEEAQSRENCKQHPGNQGKRRSSFSNRELDKTKPLVSLKRSGSNANQYGKYGKTRAEEDAKRYLKEKDELEKVRDGIRSALVTLRQEKRELKEELMMASDRRKAFLNKRVFELEEACRAKEAERVDLELRLTQVKENVKKSQAGAGAAPGAPKEAKPPHKTSIKKSQNIYSESLPVNCAAELRRRPPSVYASSAGTVMQKAKEWESKKGT; the protein is encoded by the exons CCATGGAGGTGCTGGTGAGTGAGCTGGGTGTGTTGCTGAAGATGTTGGACCAAGAGGACCTCAGTTCCTCTACCCAAGAGAAGAAGGCCTCAGTGAAgaacctcctgcagcagatccagccgtCAG AGACCCGACCGGACTACATCTATGTGAACTCATCGGTTTACAGAAATGGGACGAGCTTCGTGGAGTCTCTGTTTGAGAAGTTTG ACTGTGAGCTCGGAGACCTAAAGGACGTCACAGATGACCTGAAAGAGGACAAGGACACACAAACAGACTCTTTTAAACAG AGCGTTGCAGACTCCCCTCCCCCCCTGCCCACAACGCCTCCTCCTGAGGAGTACTACGAGGAGGCAGTGCCGCTCGGTCCTGGGAAGATGCCAGAGTACATAATCGCCCGAG TCCGGCCCAGTCCTCCCAACTCCATAGAGGGCTATGAAGATGCAGAGAGCCCCTACCCAACAACCTGCATGAACTCACACCGTAAAAACTCCT ACAACGACTCCGACGCGCTGAGCAGCTCCTACGAGTCCtacgaggaggaggaagaggagcggaGCCCCGGGGTCCGACTCACCCATCAGTGGCCGTCGGATGAGAGCTCCATGCCTCCTGCCAGGGACTGTCGGCTATGCGCCTTCCTGCTGCGTAAGAAACGCTTTGGCCAGTGGGCCAAACAGCTCACGGTCATACGAGAGAATCGACTACAG TGCTACAAGAGTTCAAAGGACGCATCTCCTTACGTGGACCTCCTGTTGCCCCAGTGCACGGTGGTTTATGTCCCTAAAGACAGCAAGAGGAAGCACCATGAGCTGAGGTTCACGTTAACCAATGGAGATGCTTTAGTGCTAGCAGTGCAAAGCAAGGAGCAGGCCCACAAGTGGCTGAAG GTCGTCAGGGAGGTGAGCGGTCAAAGTACAGGGCAGGAGGAAGCCACGTCGCCTGCTGTTCTCAGAAAAAACGAGCTCGACAAA AGGTTATCTGCAGACCGGAACACCTCGGATTCGGACAGTGTGGGTGTGTCGGCGGGAGAGAACAGCAAAGAGAACG CTAAGGTGAAACGCGGAGCCTTCGCTGCTGGCCGTAAGATCACTCGCATCATTAGCTTCTCTAAGAAGAAACCCCCTCGGTCTGGTGACCCCCGCTCAACATACCCCGACCCCCGGCAAG GCTACCTGTCGGTGCTGGTGAACCAGGTGTGGCGGGAACAGTGGTGCTGTGTGTCCAGAGGCTCCATGCACTTCTACCACGACAGGGGAGACCCTCGGACCTCCCTGCCCTCCCTTCCTCTGCACGGCTGCGAGGTGGTCCCCGGACTTGGGCCCAAACATCCATTTGCCTTCAGGATTCTCCGGAGCAGCACAGAGGTGGCTGCTCTTGAG GCGAGAAGCTCAGAGGAGCTGGGACGCTGGCTCGGAGTCCTTCTGGCAGAAACGGGCTCGGCCGCAGACCCCGAGTCGCTGCATTACGACTACGTCGACGTGGACACCATAGCTAACATTCGTGATGCCGCACGGAATTCCTTCCT GTGGGCCACCTCCTCCAGCAGTACCTCCACAGACTCCAGAATGTACGACGAGGTTCCTGACGAGGAGGCACAG TCAAGAGAAAACTGCAAGCAGCATCCTGGGAATCAAGGCAAACGACGCTCGAGTTTCTCAAACAGAGAATTGGACAAAACCAAGCCTTTAGTTTCGCTCAAGCGGAGCGGCTCCA ATGCCAACCAGTACGGGAAGTATGGGAAAACACGAGCAGAGGAAGACGCTAAGCGTTACCTCAAAGAAAAGGACGAGCTGGAGAAAGTGAGGGATGGGATCCGGAGCGCACTAGTGACGCTGCGACAGGAGAAGAGAGAGCTGAAGGAGGAGCTGATGATGGCTTCAG ACAGGAGGAAGGCCTTCCTAAACAAGCGCGTGTTCGAGCTGGAGGAGGCCTGTCGGGCTAAAGAGGCAGAGAGGGTGGACCTGGAACTCCGACTGACCCAGGTCAAAGAAAACGTCAAGAAGAGCCAAGCAGGTGCAGGGGCAGCGCCGGGTGCACCAAAGGAGGCTAAACCACCACATAAG ACGTCCATCAAAAAGAGCCAGAACATCTACAGCGAGTCTCTACCGGTGAACTGTGCTgcagagctgaggaggagacctcCGTCTGTTTATGCTTCCTCTGCTGGAACCGTGATGCAGAAAGCCAAG GAATGGGAATCAAAAAAAGGAACCTAG
- the gabrp gene encoding gamma-aminobutyric acid receptor subunit pi translates to MTVQLQELLVFCLTVTQGGCMFPSNHWGEWNDSQLQPTIQRLMKGYNRYLRPNFNEGPVEIGMSLDIASIDAISEINMDYTATIFLRQRWRDSRLVFPGNESVSVDGRLVSLLWIPDTFIPDSKRSFLHDVTVENRLIRIFSNGTVLYALRITATIACNMDLTKYPMDKQVCTLQLESWGYNIQDVVFYWTRGNDSVKGLDTLRLAQYSVESFYTSVSEAVYETGRYPKLVLHFSLRRNVLFFILETYVPSTLLVVLSWVSFWISQSSVPARTCIGVTTVLTMTTLMMGARTSLPNANCFIKAIDVYLGICFTFIFGALLEYACAHFYTMQHQTLDDLHRELLRELCDSNGNGSIPIVSSSQPSQPVEAGSTAEEPVNSDIKDHAASKEKVPSQGCGLSSVKDASRRAASVFIVENPHNIDRHARTLFPTAFLCVNILYWLYYLFL, encoded by the exons ATGACTGTCCAGCTGCAGGAGCTCCTTGTCTTCTGTCTGACCGTCACACAGGG TGGCTGTATGTTCCCTAGCAACCATTGGGGTGAATGGAACGACTCCCAGCTTCAGCCCACAATTCAGAGACTCATGAAGGGATACAATCGCTATCTTAGGCCCAATTTCAATG AAGGCCCAGTGGAAATCGGAATGAGTCTTGATATTGCCAGCATCGATGCCATCTCTGAAATCAACATG GACTACACTGCAACCATCTTCCTCCGTCAACGCTGGCGCGATTCCAGGTTGGTGTTTCCTGGAAATGAGAGTGTGAGCGTGGACGGGCGCCTGGTGTCCCTGCTGTGGATCCCTGATACCTTCATCCCAGACTCCAAACGTTCCTTCCTCCACGACGTCACTGTGGAGAACCGCCTCATTCGTATCTTCAGCAATGGGACTGTCCTCTACGCCCTTCG CATCACTGCTACAATTGCCTGCAACATGGACCTGACTAAATACCCAATGGATAAACAGGTGTGCACCCTGCAGCTGGAGAGCT GGGGCTATAACATCCAGGATGTGGTGTTCTACTGGACAAGAGGGAATGATTCAGTGAAGGGATTGGACACTCTGCGGCTGGCTCAGTACAGTGTGGAGAGCTTTTACACATCAGTGTCAGAAGCTGTGTATGAAACAG GACGTTACCCCAAGCTGGTGCTGCATTTCTCCCTGCGCAGGAACGTCTTGTTCTTTATCTTGGAGACATATGTTCCTTCCACCCTGCTCGTGGTTCTCTCCTGGGTCTCTTTCTGGATCAGCCAGTCCTCAGTTCCAGCACGGACTTGCATAG GAGTGACGACCGTCTTGACGATGACCACCCTTATGATGGGTGCTCGGACATCCCTCCCCAATGCCAACTGCTTTATAAAGGCCATAGATGTTTACCTGGGCATCTGCTTCACCTTCATATTTGGGGCACTGCTGGAGTACGCCTGCGCTCACTTTTACACCATGCAGCACCAAACCCTAGATGATTTACACAGG GAGCTTCTGAGGGAGCTGTGTGACTCGAATGGAAACGGCTCCATCCCGATCGTCAGCTCTAGCCAACCAAGCCAGCCGGTGGAGGCCGGCTCCACGGCGGAGGAGCCTGTGAACAGTGACATTAAGGACCACGCTGCATCAAAGGAGAAAGTGCCGAGTCAGGGCTGTGGTTTATCATCTGTGAAAGATGCTTCCCGCAGAGCAGCATCTGTCTTCATTGTGGAAAATCCACACAACATCGACCGCCACGCCCGCACTCTCTTCCCCACAGCTTTTCTCTGTGTCAACATCCTCTACTGGCTTTATTACCTTTTTCTCTGA